Proteins encoded within one genomic window of Manis pentadactyla isolate mManPen7 chromosome 4, mManPen7.hap1, whole genome shotgun sequence:
- the STARD3 gene encoding stAR-related lipid transfer protein 3 isoform X5 encodes MADTEQTNTGIQKNLEQEIIQYNFKTSFFDIFVLAFFRFSGLLLGYAVLRLRHWWVIAVTTLVSSAFLIVKVILSELLSKGAFGYLLPIVSFVLAWLETWFLDFKVLPQEAEEERWYLAAQAAVARGPLLFSGSLSEGQFYSPPESFAGSDNESEEEVIGKKGFSVQEREYIHQGKEAMAVVDQILAQEENWKFEKNNEYGDTVYTIEVPFHGKTFILKTFLPCPAELVYQEVILQPERMVLWNKTVTACQILQRVEDNTLISYDVSAGAAGGVVSPRDFVNVRRIERRRDRYLSSGIATTHCSKPPTHKYVRGENGPGGFIVLKAASNPRVCTFIWILNTNLKGRLPRYLIHQSLAATMFEFAFHLRQRIGELGARL; translated from the exons ATGGCTGACACGGAGCAG ACTAACACAGGCATCCAGAAGAACCTGGAGCAGGAGATCATCCAATACAACTTTAAGACCTCCTTCTTTGACATCTTT GTCCTGGCTTTCTTCCGCTTCTCGGGACTGCTTCTGGGATACGCTGTGCTGCGGCTCCGGCACTGGTGGGTGATTGCG GTCACCACACTGGTGTCCAGTGCATTCCTCATTGTCAAGGTCATCCTCTCGGAG CTGCTCAGCAAAGGGGCATTCGGCTACCTGCTCCCCATCGTCTCCTTTGTCCTTGCCTGGTTGGAGACCTGGTTCCTTGACTTCAAAGTCCTACCCCAGGAGGCCGAGGAGGAGCGAT GGTATCTTGCTGCCCAGGCTGCTGTCGCCCGCGGACCCCTACTCTTCTCTGGCTCTTTGTCTGAGGGCCAGTTCTATTCACCCCCAGAATCCTTTGCAG GGTCTGACAATGAATCAGAGGAGGAAGTCATTGGAAAGAAAGGCTTCTCTGTGCAG GAACGGGAGTACATCCACCAGGGGAAGGAGGCCATGGCAGTGGTGGACCAGATCTTGGCCCAAGAGGAGAACTGGAAGTTTGAGAAGAATAAT GAATATGGGGATACTGTGTACACCATCGAGGTTCCCTTTCATGGCAAGACATTCATCCTGAAG accttcctgccctgccctgcagagCTGGTATACCAGGAAGTGATCCTGCAGCCCGAGAGGATGGTGCTGTGGAACAAGACGGTGACCGCATGCCAG ATCCTGCAGCGAGTAGAAGACAACACGCTCATCTCCTATGATGTGTCTGCAGGGGCTGCGGGTGGTGTGGTCTCCCCCAG ggactTCGTGAATGTCCGACGCATCGAGCGGCGCAGAGACCGATACCTGTCATCAGGGATAGCTACCACCCACTGCAGCAAGCCCCCAACGCACAAATACGTCAG GGGAGAGAACGGTCCTGGGGGCTTCATCGTGCTCAAGGCAGCCAGTAACCCCCGAGTCTGTACCTTCATCTGGATCCTTAATACCAATCTCAAG GGCCGCCTGCCCCGGTACCTCATCCACCAGAGCCTGGCAGCCACCATGTTTGAATTTGCCTTTCACCTGCGGCAGCGCATAGGAGAGCTGGGGGCCCGGCTCTAA
- the STARD3 gene encoding stAR-related lipid transfer protein 3 isoform X4: MNKLSGDLERSLPAVASLSSSLPPRQDLSSHFLLPPPEKHRAISDVRRTFCLFVTFDLLFISLLWIIELNTNTGIQKNLEQEIIQYNFKTSFFDIFVLAFFRFSGLLLGYAVLRLRHWWVIAVTTLVSSAFLIVKVILSELLSKGAFGYLLPIVSFVLAWLETWFLDFKVLPQEAEEERWYLAAQAAVARGPLLFSGSLSEGQFYSPPESFAGSDNESEEEVIGKKGFSVQEREYIHQGKEAMAVVDQILAQEENWKFEKNNEYGDTVYTIEVPFHGKTFILKTFLPCPAELVYQEVILQPERMVLWNKTVTACQILQRVEDNTLISYDVSAGAAGGVVSPRDFVNVRRIERRRDRYLSSGIATTHCSKPPTHKYVRAACPGTSSTRAWQPPCLNLPFTCGSA; the protein is encoded by the exons ATGAACAAACTGTCTGGGGACTTGGAGCGCAGTCTGCCAGCCGTGGCGTCCCTCAGCTCCTCGCTGCCCCCCAGGCAGGACCTCTCCTCTCACTTCCTCCTGCCACCTCCTGAGAAGCACCGGGCCATCTCTGATGTCCGCCGTACCTTTTGTCTCTTTGTCACCTTTGACCTGCTCTTCATCTCTCTGCTCTGGATCATTGAGCTGAAT ACTAACACAGGCATCCAGAAGAACCTGGAGCAGGAGATCATCCAATACAACTTTAAGACCTCCTTCTTTGACATCTTT GTCCTGGCTTTCTTCCGCTTCTCGGGACTGCTTCTGGGATACGCTGTGCTGCGGCTCCGGCACTGGTGGGTGATTGCG GTCACCACACTGGTGTCCAGTGCATTCCTCATTGTCAAGGTCATCCTCTCGGAG CTGCTCAGCAAAGGGGCATTCGGCTACCTGCTCCCCATCGTCTCCTTTGTCCTTGCCTGGTTGGAGACCTGGTTCCTTGACTTCAAAGTCCTACCCCAGGAGGCCGAGGAGGAGCGAT GGTATCTTGCTGCCCAGGCTGCTGTCGCCCGCGGACCCCTACTCTTCTCTGGCTCTTTGTCTGAGGGCCAGTTCTATTCACCCCCAGAATCCTTTGCAG GGTCTGACAATGAATCAGAGGAGGAAGTCATTGGAAAGAAAGGCTTCTCTGTGCAG GAACGGGAGTACATCCACCAGGGGAAGGAGGCCATGGCAGTGGTGGACCAGATCTTGGCCCAAGAGGAGAACTGGAAGTTTGAGAAGAATAAT GAATATGGGGATACTGTGTACACCATCGAGGTTCCCTTTCATGGCAAGACATTCATCCTGAAG accttcctgccctgccctgcagagCTGGTATACCAGGAAGTGATCCTGCAGCCCGAGAGGATGGTGCTGTGGAACAAGACGGTGACCGCATGCCAG ATCCTGCAGCGAGTAGAAGACAACACGCTCATCTCCTATGATGTGTCTGCAGGGGCTGCGGGTGGTGTGGTCTCCCCCAG ggactTCGTGAATGTCCGACGCATCGAGCGGCGCAGAGACCGATACCTGTCATCAGGGATAGCTACCACCCACTGCAGCAAGCCCCCAACGCACAAATACGTCAG GGCCGCCTGCCCCGGTACCTCATCCACCAGAGCCTGGCAGCCACCATGTTTGAATTTGCCTTTCACCTGCGGCAGCGCATAG
- the STARD3 gene encoding stAR-related lipid transfer protein 3 isoform X3, whose product MNKLSGDLERSLPAVASLSSSLPPRQDLSSHFLLPPPEKHRAISDVRRTFCLFVTFDLLFISLLWIIELNTNTGIQKNLEQEIIQYNFKTSFFDIFVLAFFRFSGLLLGYAVLRLRHWWVIAVTTLVSSAFLIVKVILSELLSKGAFGYLLPIVSFVLAWLETWFLDFKVLPQEAEEERWYLAAQAAVARGPLLFSGSLSEGQFYSPPESFAGSDNESEEEVIGKKGFSVQEREYIHQGKEAMAVVDQILAQEENWKFEKNNEYGDTVYTIEVPFHGKTFILKTFLPCPAELVYQEVILQPERMVLWNKTVTACQILQRVEDNTLISYDVSAGAAGGVVSPRDFVNVRRIERRRDRYLSSGIATTHCSKPPTHKYVSARWAEKRGWRWSEALPAPSPPPAVPFS is encoded by the exons ATGAACAAACTGTCTGGGGACTTGGAGCGCAGTCTGCCAGCCGTGGCGTCCCTCAGCTCCTCGCTGCCCCCCAGGCAGGACCTCTCCTCTCACTTCCTCCTGCCACCTCCTGAGAAGCACCGGGCCATCTCTGATGTCCGCCGTACCTTTTGTCTCTTTGTCACCTTTGACCTGCTCTTCATCTCTCTGCTCTGGATCATTGAGCTGAAT ACTAACACAGGCATCCAGAAGAACCTGGAGCAGGAGATCATCCAATACAACTTTAAGACCTCCTTCTTTGACATCTTT GTCCTGGCTTTCTTCCGCTTCTCGGGACTGCTTCTGGGATACGCTGTGCTGCGGCTCCGGCACTGGTGGGTGATTGCG GTCACCACACTGGTGTCCAGTGCATTCCTCATTGTCAAGGTCATCCTCTCGGAG CTGCTCAGCAAAGGGGCATTCGGCTACCTGCTCCCCATCGTCTCCTTTGTCCTTGCCTGGTTGGAGACCTGGTTCCTTGACTTCAAAGTCCTACCCCAGGAGGCCGAGGAGGAGCGAT GGTATCTTGCTGCCCAGGCTGCTGTCGCCCGCGGACCCCTACTCTTCTCTGGCTCTTTGTCTGAGGGCCAGTTCTATTCACCCCCAGAATCCTTTGCAG GGTCTGACAATGAATCAGAGGAGGAAGTCATTGGAAAGAAAGGCTTCTCTGTGCAG GAACGGGAGTACATCCACCAGGGGAAGGAGGCCATGGCAGTGGTGGACCAGATCTTGGCCCAAGAGGAGAACTGGAAGTTTGAGAAGAATAAT GAATATGGGGATACTGTGTACACCATCGAGGTTCCCTTTCATGGCAAGACATTCATCCTGAAG accttcctgccctgccctgcagagCTGGTATACCAGGAAGTGATCCTGCAGCCCGAGAGGATGGTGCTGTGGAACAAGACGGTGACCGCATGCCAG ATCCTGCAGCGAGTAGAAGACAACACGCTCATCTCCTATGATGTGTCTGCAGGGGCTGCGGGTGGTGTGGTCTCCCCCAG ggactTCGTGAATGTCCGACGCATCGAGCGGCGCAGAGACCGATACCTGTCATCAGGGATAGCTACCACCCACTGCAGCAAGCCCCCAACGCACAAATACGTCAG TGCAAGATGGGCCGAAAAAAGGGGGTGGAGGTGGTCAGAGGCCTTGCCTGCTCCCAGTCCCCCTCCAGCGGTGCCTTTCTCTTAG
- the STARD3 gene encoding stAR-related lipid transfer protein 3 isoform X1 encodes MNKLSGDLERSLPAVASLSSSLPPRQDLSSHFLLPPPEKHRAISDVRRTFCLFVTFDLLFISLLWIIELNTNTGIQKNLEQEIIQYNFKTSFFDIFVLAFFRFSGLLLGYAVLRLRHWWVIAVTTLVSSAFLIVKVILSELLSKGAFGYLLPIVSFVLAWLETWFLDFKVLPQEAEEERWYLAAQAAVARGPLLFSGSLSEGQFYSPPESFAGSDNESEEEVIGKKGFSVQEREYIHQGKEAMAVVDQILAQEENWKFEKNNEYGDTVYTIEVPFHGKTFILKTFLPCPAELVYQEVILQPERMVLWNKTVTACQILQRVEDNTLISYDVSAGAAGGVVSPRDFVNVRRIERRRDRYLSSGIATTHCSKPPTHKYVRGENGPGGFIVLKAASNPRVCTFIWILNTNLKGRLPRYLIHQSLAATMFEFAFHLRQRIGELGARL; translated from the exons ATGAACAAACTGTCTGGGGACTTGGAGCGCAGTCTGCCAGCCGTGGCGTCCCTCAGCTCCTCGCTGCCCCCCAGGCAGGACCTCTCCTCTCACTTCCTCCTGCCACCTCCTGAGAAGCACCGGGCCATCTCTGATGTCCGCCGTACCTTTTGTCTCTTTGTCACCTTTGACCTGCTCTTCATCTCTCTGCTCTGGATCATTGAGCTGAAT ACTAACACAGGCATCCAGAAGAACCTGGAGCAGGAGATCATCCAATACAACTTTAAGACCTCCTTCTTTGACATCTTT GTCCTGGCTTTCTTCCGCTTCTCGGGACTGCTTCTGGGATACGCTGTGCTGCGGCTCCGGCACTGGTGGGTGATTGCG GTCACCACACTGGTGTCCAGTGCATTCCTCATTGTCAAGGTCATCCTCTCGGAG CTGCTCAGCAAAGGGGCATTCGGCTACCTGCTCCCCATCGTCTCCTTTGTCCTTGCCTGGTTGGAGACCTGGTTCCTTGACTTCAAAGTCCTACCCCAGGAGGCCGAGGAGGAGCGAT GGTATCTTGCTGCCCAGGCTGCTGTCGCCCGCGGACCCCTACTCTTCTCTGGCTCTTTGTCTGAGGGCCAGTTCTATTCACCCCCAGAATCCTTTGCAG GGTCTGACAATGAATCAGAGGAGGAAGTCATTGGAAAGAAAGGCTTCTCTGTGCAG GAACGGGAGTACATCCACCAGGGGAAGGAGGCCATGGCAGTGGTGGACCAGATCTTGGCCCAAGAGGAGAACTGGAAGTTTGAGAAGAATAAT GAATATGGGGATACTGTGTACACCATCGAGGTTCCCTTTCATGGCAAGACATTCATCCTGAAG accttcctgccctgccctgcagagCTGGTATACCAGGAAGTGATCCTGCAGCCCGAGAGGATGGTGCTGTGGAACAAGACGGTGACCGCATGCCAG ATCCTGCAGCGAGTAGAAGACAACACGCTCATCTCCTATGATGTGTCTGCAGGGGCTGCGGGTGGTGTGGTCTCCCCCAG ggactTCGTGAATGTCCGACGCATCGAGCGGCGCAGAGACCGATACCTGTCATCAGGGATAGCTACCACCCACTGCAGCAAGCCCCCAACGCACAAATACGTCAG GGGAGAGAACGGTCCTGGGGGCTTCATCGTGCTCAAGGCAGCCAGTAACCCCCGAGTCTGTACCTTCATCTGGATCCTTAATACCAATCTCAAG GGCCGCCTGCCCCGGTACCTCATCCACCAGAGCCTGGCAGCCACCATGTTTGAATTTGCCTTTCACCTGCGGCAGCGCATAGGAGAGCTGGGGGCCCGGCTCTAA
- the STARD3 gene encoding stAR-related lipid transfer protein 3 isoform X2, with product MNKLSGDLERSLPAVASLSSSLPPRQDLSSHFLLPPPEKHRAISDVRRTFCLFVTFDLLFISLLWIIELNTNTGIQKNLEQEIIQYNFKTSFFDIFVLAFFRFSGLLLGYAVLRLRHWWVIALLSKGAFGYLLPIVSFVLAWLETWFLDFKVLPQEAEEERWYLAAQAAVARGPLLFSGSLSEGQFYSPPESFAGSDNESEEEVIGKKGFSVQEREYIHQGKEAMAVVDQILAQEENWKFEKNNEYGDTVYTIEVPFHGKTFILKTFLPCPAELVYQEVILQPERMVLWNKTVTACQILQRVEDNTLISYDVSAGAAGGVVSPRDFVNVRRIERRRDRYLSSGIATTHCSKPPTHKYVRGENGPGGFIVLKAASNPRVCTFIWILNTNLKGRLPRYLIHQSLAATMFEFAFHLRQRIGELGARL from the exons ATGAACAAACTGTCTGGGGACTTGGAGCGCAGTCTGCCAGCCGTGGCGTCCCTCAGCTCCTCGCTGCCCCCCAGGCAGGACCTCTCCTCTCACTTCCTCCTGCCACCTCCTGAGAAGCACCGGGCCATCTCTGATGTCCGCCGTACCTTTTGTCTCTTTGTCACCTTTGACCTGCTCTTCATCTCTCTGCTCTGGATCATTGAGCTGAAT ACTAACACAGGCATCCAGAAGAACCTGGAGCAGGAGATCATCCAATACAACTTTAAGACCTCCTTCTTTGACATCTTT GTCCTGGCTTTCTTCCGCTTCTCGGGACTGCTTCTGGGATACGCTGTGCTGCGGCTCCGGCACTGGTGGGTGATTGCG CTGCTCAGCAAAGGGGCATTCGGCTACCTGCTCCCCATCGTCTCCTTTGTCCTTGCCTGGTTGGAGACCTGGTTCCTTGACTTCAAAGTCCTACCCCAGGAGGCCGAGGAGGAGCGAT GGTATCTTGCTGCCCAGGCTGCTGTCGCCCGCGGACCCCTACTCTTCTCTGGCTCTTTGTCTGAGGGCCAGTTCTATTCACCCCCAGAATCCTTTGCAG GGTCTGACAATGAATCAGAGGAGGAAGTCATTGGAAAGAAAGGCTTCTCTGTGCAG GAACGGGAGTACATCCACCAGGGGAAGGAGGCCATGGCAGTGGTGGACCAGATCTTGGCCCAAGAGGAGAACTGGAAGTTTGAGAAGAATAAT GAATATGGGGATACTGTGTACACCATCGAGGTTCCCTTTCATGGCAAGACATTCATCCTGAAG accttcctgccctgccctgcagagCTGGTATACCAGGAAGTGATCCTGCAGCCCGAGAGGATGGTGCTGTGGAACAAGACGGTGACCGCATGCCAG ATCCTGCAGCGAGTAGAAGACAACACGCTCATCTCCTATGATGTGTCTGCAGGGGCTGCGGGTGGTGTGGTCTCCCCCAG ggactTCGTGAATGTCCGACGCATCGAGCGGCGCAGAGACCGATACCTGTCATCAGGGATAGCTACCACCCACTGCAGCAAGCCCCCAACGCACAAATACGTCAG GGGAGAGAACGGTCCTGGGGGCTTCATCGTGCTCAAGGCAGCCAGTAACCCCCGAGTCTGTACCTTCATCTGGATCCTTAATACCAATCTCAAG GGCCGCCTGCCCCGGTACCTCATCCACCAGAGCCTGGCAGCCACCATGTTTGAATTTGCCTTTCACCTGCGGCAGCGCATAGGAGAGCTGGGGGCCCGGCTCTAA
- the TCAP gene encoding telethonin, which yields MATSELSCEVSEENWERREAFWAQWKDLMLSTRPEEGCSLHEEDTQRQETYHQQGQCQALVQRSPWLVMRMGILGRGLQEYQLPYQRVLPLPIFTPTKVGASKEEREDTPTQLQDLLALETALGGQCVGRQDMAEITKQLPPVVPVSKPGLRRSLSRSMSQEAQRG from the exons ATGGCCACCTCAGAGCTGAGCTGCGAGGTGTCGGAGGAGAACTGGGAGCGCAGAGAGGCCTTCTGGGCCCAGTGGAAGGATCTGATGCTGTCCACACGGCCTGAGGAGGG CTGCTCCCTGCATGAGGAGGACACCCAGCGGCAGGAGACCTACCACCAGCAGGGGCAGTGCCAGGCGCTGGTGCAGCGGTCCCCCTGGTTGGTGATGCGCATGGGCATTCTCGGGCGCGGGCTGCAGGAGTACCAGCTGCCCTACCAGCGGGTGCTGCCACTGCCCATCTTCACCCCCACCAAGGTGGGCGCCAGCAAGGAGGAGCGCGAGGATACCCCCACCCAGCTGCAGGATCTGCTGGCACTGGAGACAGCCCTGGGTGGCCAATGTGTGGGGCGCCAGGACATGGCCGAGATCACCAAGCAGCTGCCCCCGGTGGTGCCTGTCAGCAAGCCCGGTCTTCGGCGCTCCCTGTCCCGCTCCATGTCCCAGGAAGCGCAGAGAGGCTGA
- the PNMT gene encoding phenylethanolamine N-methyltransferase produces the protein MARGAGEERWEERGGGQGRRWGAEAVPGPGQARARGGGLRGARGAGAAGMLCGHAPPPPPRPAPRCVCRSDTNADGCGGRVGDAARLAPGGASLSRRPRRERVEARVRRQIKGPWGERGPAGRGSSMSAADPGPAAGADPDADPGRAAAASAYRRFEPRAYLRNNYEPPRGDLSSPDGVGPWKLRCLAQTFATGEVSGRTLIDIGSGPTIYQLLSACAHFEDITMTDFLEVNRQELGLWLREDPGAFDWSTYSQHVCLIEGRGESWQEKEWQLRARVKRVLPVDVHQPLPLGAGSLAPLPADALVSTFCLEAVSPDLAGFQRSLDHITTLLKPGGHLLLIGALEESWYLAGDVRLVVVPVCEEEVMGSLVHSGYEVRDLRTYTMPAHLRTGVDDVKGIFFAWAQKKVGV, from the exons ATGGCCCGGGGAGCTGGGGAAGAGCGATGGGAGGAACGGGGCGGCGGGCAGGGTCGGAGGTGGGGAGCAGAGGCGGTTCCCGGGCCCGGCCAGGCGCGGGCAAGAGGGGGAGGGCTCCGGGGCGCCCGcggggcaggggctgcagggatGCTCTGCGGCCacgcacccccccccccaccgcgCCCCGCGCCCCGGTGTGTCTGCCGCTCGGACACTAACGCAGACGGATGCGGTGGGCGGGTGGGAGACGCGGCGCGCTTGGCCCCAGGCGGCGCATCGCTcagccgccgcccccgccgcgaACGGGTCGAGGCGCGGGTCCGGCGGCAGATAAAGGGGCCGTGGGGCGAGCGGGGGCCGGCGGGCCGCGGCAGCAGCATGAGCGCGGCAGACCCGGGTCCCGCTGCGGGCGCGGACCCCGACGCGGACCCCGGCCGGGCGGCAGCGGCCTCCGCCTACCGGCGCTTCGAGCCCCGCGCCTACCTCCGCAACAACTACGAGCCCCCTCGCGGGGACCTGAGCAGCCCGGACGGGGTCGGGCCTTGGAAGCTGCGCTGCTTGGCGCAGACCTTCGCCACCG GCGAGGTGTCTGGACGCACCCTCATTGACATTGGTTCAGGCCCCACCATATACCAGCTGCTCAGTGCCTGCGCCCACTTTGAGGACATCACCATGACAGATTTCCTGGAGGTGaaccgccaggagctggggctcTGGCTACGGGAGGATCCCGGGGCTTTCGATTGGAGCACGTACAGCCAGCACGTCTGCCTCATTGAAGGCAGGGG TGAGTCCTGGCAAGAGAAGGAGTGGCAGCTGCGAGCCAGAGTGAAGAGGGTCCTGCCTGTCGACGTGCACCAGCCTCTGCCCCTGGGTGCTGGGAGCCTGGCACCCCTGCCTGCTGACGCCCTGGTGTCCACCTTCTGCCTGGAGGCTGTGAGCCCAGACCTTGCCGGTTTTCAGCGGTCCCTGGACCACATCACAACCCTGCTGAAGCCTGGGGGGCACCTCctcctcattggggccctggAGGAGTCGTGGTACCTGGCTGGGGACGTCAGGCTAGTGGTGGTGCCAGTGTGTGAGGAGGAGGTGATGGGGTCCCTGGTGCATAGTGGTTATGAGGTGAGGGACCTGCGCACCTATACCATGCCTGCCCACCTTCGAACAGGTGTAGACGATGTCAAAGGCATCTTCTTCGCCTGGGCTCAGAAGAAGGTGGGGGTGTGA